A window of Calditrichia bacterium contains these coding sequences:
- a CDS encoding sulfite exporter TauE/SafE family protein, with amino-acid sequence MELILIVVAILFVASLTRSTFGFGDALVAMPLLALLIGVKSATPLVALIGLSNAILILVDSWSKLDFKAASKLLIGGIFGIPIGMYALIYAPESIIKGILGLLLIGFSVYNLAKPRLSPIQNDRWAYPFGFFAGMLGGAYNTNGPLAVVYGTLRRWPPANFRATMQGFLLPANFLITIGHGLNGLWTLQLGKFYLFSLPAVFAASYVGSLLNRKFEAERFTRTLFIILFFLGLLMFF; translated from the coding sequence ATGGAACTGATTTTAATTGTTGTTGCGATCCTTTTTGTTGCCTCCCTCACCCGTTCCACGTTCGGTTTTGGCGATGCGCTTGTAGCAATGCCGCTTCTCGCGTTACTCATCGGCGTAAAATCCGCGACGCCGCTGGTTGCGCTCATCGGGTTGAGCAATGCCATTTTGATTCTCGTTGATAGCTGGAGTAAGCTCGATTTTAAAGCGGCATCCAAACTGCTCATCGGCGGCATTTTTGGCATCCCGATCGGCATGTATGCACTGATTTATGCGCCGGAATCGATTATCAAAGGGATTTTGGGGTTACTGCTGATCGGATTTTCTGTTTACAATCTCGCCAAACCGCGTCTCTCCCCTATCCAAAATGATCGCTGGGCATACCCGTTCGGCTTTTTTGCAGGAATGCTCGGTGGTGCGTACAACACCAACGGCCCGCTGGCGGTGGTTTACGGCACTTTGCGACGTTGGCCACCGGCAAATTTCAGGGCAACTATGCAAGGATTTTTGCTGCCGGCAAATTTTTTAATCACTATCGGGCACGGTTTAAACGGATTGTGGACATTGCAACTCGGTAAATTTTACCTGTTTTCGCTGCCGGCGGTTTTTGCGGCATCGTATGTTGGCAGCCTGCTCAATCGCAAATTTGAAGCGGAGCGATTCACCCGGACGCTGTTTATCATCCTATTTTTTTTGGGCTTACTGATGTTCTTTTAA
- a CDS encoding translocase — translation MENRKSATEKFIGLFTEINRGEGVTALLMTLNIFLILTAYLIAKVVREPLILTGGGAEIKSYSSALQVVILMGALRFYSWLAGKYPRKQLINYVTLFFVSNLILFYGLILIGIPSGVAFFLWVGIFSLTIIAQFWSFANDVYTPDEGNRLFVIIGFGASAGGVIGPKIAGMLIDFVDVYEMLLISAGILLTSLLITNYLFRRENERLSTKKSAQSIDESEPEFSKDGAFRVVYQNKYLLLIALLMLFTNWVNTTGEYIIGRAVSDEAARLAASSPAGDFSENTFIARFYADYYFIVGVVGLIMQLFIVSRILKYLGVRFAIMTLPVIAFGGYFLIALFPTMLNLLRWAKTAENATDYSLNNTVRHILFLPTTREEKYKAKVAIDSFFVRAGDVLSAAIVFVGVTWLSFSITGFAIFNMSLVGIWLLLAFLIGRKNRELVDAVETEKSTVAV, via the coding sequence ATGGAAAATAGAAAAAGTGCTACGGAAAAGTTTATCGGATTATTCACAGAAATCAATCGCGGCGAAGGCGTTACAGCGCTATTGATGACACTAAATATCTTCCTGATTTTAACCGCGTATCTCATCGCGAAAGTTGTACGCGAACCGCTGATCCTCACCGGTGGCGGTGCGGAAATCAAAAGCTATTCATCAGCGCTGCAAGTGGTTATTTTGATGGGCGCACTGCGATTTTACAGTTGGCTCGCCGGAAAATATCCCCGAAAACAGCTCATCAATTATGTGACACTGTTTTTTGTATCCAATTTGATCCTGTTTTACGGATTGATTTTGATCGGCATTCCATCAGGTGTTGCGTTTTTTCTGTGGGTCGGGATTTTCAGCCTGACGATTATCGCCCAATTTTGGTCGTTCGCGAACGATGTATACACGCCGGATGAAGGCAATCGCTTATTTGTGATCATCGGATTTGGCGCTTCGGCGGGCGGTGTCATCGGACCAAAAATTGCCGGAATGTTAATCGACTTTGTCGATGTTTACGAAATGCTGCTTATTTCCGCCGGGATTTTGCTGACCAGTCTGTTGATCACCAATTATCTTTTTCGCCGTGAAAATGAGCGGTTATCAACAAAAAAATCTGCTCAGTCAATCGACGAATCCGAACCGGAATTTTCCAAAGATGGGGCGTTTCGGGTCGTTTATCAAAATAAGTACTTGTTGCTCATTGCCCTGTTAATGCTGTTCACCAATTGGGTAAATACGACCGGCGAATACATCATCGGGCGGGCAGTGTCCGACGAAGCTGCGCGACTCGCTGCCAGCAGTCCTGCAGGGGATTTTTCGGAGAATACATTTATCGCACGGTTTTACGCTGATTATTATTTTATCGTTGGGGTGGTTGGTTTGATTATGCAACTTTTCATCGTTTCGCGAATACTGAAATATTTGGGCGTTCGCTTTGCGATCATGACTTTACCGGTGATCGCTTTTGGCGGATACTTCCTTATTGCGTTATTTCCGACGATGTTGAATTTACTGCGTTGGGCAAAAACAGCCGAAAACGCCACCGATTATTCACTCAATAACACGGTGCGACACATCCTCTTTTTACCGACAACCCGCGAGGAGAAATACAAAGCCAAAGTGGCCATCGATTCGTTTTTCGTGCGCGCCGGCGATGTGCTTTCTGCAGCAATCGTTTTTGTTGGCGTTACCTGGCTGTCGTTTTCCATCACCGGATTTGCAATTTTCAACATGTCGCTTGTGGGAATTTGGCTCTTGCTGGCATTCCTCATCGGCAGAAAAAACCGGGAATTGGTAGACGCGGTTGAGACAGAAAAATCGACGGTTGCCGTATGA
- a CDS encoding PD40 domain-containing protein, whose amino-acid sequence MKWFYAVILLLAMTVVGSEPVYGFGKNKVIYKDFEWYYIQSKHFDIYFYEGGQEIAEFTAEIAESAYVQLQRDFRFDIRERIVFIVYNSHNDWQQTNVVISYLEEGIGGVTELYKNRIVVPFEGSYEQFRHVIHHELVHAVMNDMLYGGSVQSLIVGEVTPAPLWFSEGLAEFQSQGWDTRIDMIVRDAVLNNYMPNLQALQYYLVYQGGASVFRYIASTYGRDKIGEMLHKMRGKVAFEKVLRSSVGVGSEEFTDRWHRYLRRQYWPDVADRKEPVEFAKRLTDHTRVPNYLNVSPAISPNGDKVAFISDRRGSQNIYLMSALDGRIIRTLVSGERSKSFEELKFLRPGMSFSPDGKKLAFAAKSGSHDAIYIVEVKNGDITNYDLKDLDGAFTTAWSPDGEKIAFVGNKNNQSDIYYLNLSDQEVVQLTNDVFTDDQPSWSPDSKRLAFVSDRKEFLNNVPLPDDFQMTKHDYEKRDIYILQLADQQMERVTDTPWSESNPLFAPDGKRMAYLSERNGISNLYIHHFDRPTGYFDPVLIDSGAVSDVNLSQLESLNDYPVTNIISGVLQINWDRNANKMVFSSFNKGGFDIYMVNNPMEMSPKVLRDTEFVKDMKSEKLPVYARNWQSDKKTPQSITKGDQSSPISYSNYVFTRYKMDKAKEEEEKIVELDTTTYLNAEGDFKVRKYKLKFSPDVVTGAAGYNTFFGFSGYTTFAFSDLLGDHKIFLNVNLVSDLKNSDLSIFYLNLKKRISLGFGGYHLAWVFSNGFQLQRYRNYGLNVLASYPFSKFSRLEGSLNWYNILLENLSLSSAEDERVSTILPTISYVHDSVLWGYTGPIDGSRYALSLLASPKYETNSRDFRTVSADYRKYFMLNREYSMAFRMSGAASFGDNPQRFFLGGIDNWINYKTKNGGFRTNSIGDIFFSEFVTPLRGARYYEAEGSRYLLANMEFRFPLIQFLGLGFPPIRLFNIRGVMFYDIGTAYFPGKNWYSNDKWRATEVGEDGKRRFKDLVSGYGVGARVYFLYFLMRIDVAWNYDLEGSSKPMWYISLGGDL is encoded by the coding sequence ATGAAGTGGTTTTATGCCGTAATTTTGTTGTTGGCGATGACAGTCGTCGGATCAGAACCCGTTTATGGATTTGGCAAAAACAAGGTCATTTACAAAGATTTTGAGTGGTATTACATTCAATCCAAACATTTCGATATTTATTTTTATGAAGGCGGTCAGGAAATTGCGGAATTTACGGCAGAAATCGCCGAATCCGCGTATGTGCAATTGCAGCGCGATTTCCGGTTCGATATTCGTGAACGAATTGTTTTTATTGTATATAATTCCCACAATGACTGGCAACAGACAAACGTGGTTATTTCATATCTCGAAGAAGGTATCGGCGGCGTTACCGAGCTATACAAAAACCGGATTGTTGTGCCGTTTGAAGGCTCATACGAACAATTCCGGCATGTGATCCATCACGAGTTGGTGCACGCTGTCATGAACGACATGCTGTATGGCGGCTCCGTTCAATCGCTGATTGTCGGGGAGGTTACGCCGGCGCCACTGTGGTTTTCGGAAGGTCTGGCTGAATTTCAGTCGCAAGGTTGGGATACGCGAATAGATATGATTGTTCGTGATGCCGTGCTGAACAATTACATGCCAAACCTGCAAGCGTTGCAATATTATCTGGTGTATCAAGGTGGCGCTTCGGTTTTCCGGTATATTGCCAGCACGTACGGACGGGATAAAATCGGCGAAATGCTCCACAAAATGCGCGGCAAAGTGGCATTCGAAAAAGTGCTTCGCTCATCTGTCGGGGTGGGTTCGGAAGAATTTACCGATCGCTGGCACCGCTATTTGCGGCGGCAATATTGGCCGGATGTTGCTGATCGCAAAGAGCCGGTGGAATTTGCCAAACGGTTGACAGACCACACACGTGTGCCGAACTACCTCAACGTAAGCCCTGCAATATCGCCGAATGGCGACAAAGTTGCTTTCATTTCCGATCGTCGCGGATCGCAGAATATCTATTTGATGTCCGCACTCGACGGACGGATTATCAGAACGCTCGTTTCCGGCGAACGCTCCAAAAGTTTCGAAGAATTAAAATTTCTGCGCCCCGGAATGAGTTTTAGCCCGGACGGAAAAAAACTGGCTTTCGCTGCAAAAAGCGGTTCGCACGATGCCATATATATTGTTGAAGTGAAAAACGGCGACATCACCAATTACGATTTGAAAGATCTCGACGGCGCATTCACAACAGCGTGGTCGCCGGATGGTGAAAAAATTGCTTTCGTCGGCAACAAAAATAATCAAAGCGATATTTACTATCTCAATTTGTCTGATCAGGAAGTTGTGCAATTAACCAACGATGTGTTTACGGATGATCAACCATCGTGGTCGCCGGACAGTAAACGATTGGCATTTGTATCTGATCGAAAAGAATTTTTGAACAACGTTCCACTGCCTGATGATTTTCAGATGACAAAACATGATTATGAAAAGCGTGACATTTATATTCTCCAATTGGCAGATCAACAAATGGAACGCGTGACAGACACACCCTGGTCAGAATCCAATCCTTTGTTCGCACCGGATGGCAAACGGATGGCATATCTTTCCGAAAGAAATGGGATTTCCAACCTCTACATCCATCATTTCGATCGCCCAACCGGATATTTCGATCCCGTTTTAATCGACTCCGGTGCCGTTTCCGATGTGAATCTCAGCCAATTGGAATCGTTGAACGATTATCCCGTAACCAATATTATTTCAGGCGTTCTGCAAATCAATTGGGATCGTAACGCCAACAAAATGGTGTTTTCATCATTTAACAAAGGCGGCTTCGATATTTATATGGTGAATAATCCTATGGAAATGTCGCCAAAAGTGCTTCGCGATACGGAATTTGTAAAGGATATGAAAAGCGAAAAACTGCCGGTTTACGCCCGCAATTGGCAATCGGATAAAAAAACGCCGCAGTCAATCACCAAAGGTGACCAGTCGTCGCCAATCAGTTACAGCAATTATGTCTTTACCCGATACAAAATGGATAAAGCAAAAGAGGAAGAAGAAAAGATAGTTGAACTGGATACAACAACCTATCTCAACGCCGAAGGCGATTTTAAAGTGCGGAAATACAAGCTCAAGTTTTCGCCGGATGTTGTAACCGGTGCAGCGGGCTACAACACCTTTTTCGGCTTCTCCGGATACACCACTTTTGCATTCAGCGACCTGTTGGGCGATCACAAAATCTTTCTGAATGTTAACCTCGTATCCGACTTAAAAAACAGCGACTTAAGTATATTTTATCTAAACCTGAAAAAACGCATCAGCCTCGGATTTGGCGGGTACCATCTCGCATGGGTTTTCAGCAATGGCTTCCAGTTGCAACGCTACCGAAACTACGGATTGAATGTGCTGGCATCTTACCCGTTCAGCAAATTCAGCCGGTTGGAAGGCAGCCTAAACTGGTATAATATTTTGCTGGAAAACCTGTCGTTATCATCTGCGGAGGATGAACGGGTCAGCACAATTTTGCCAACAATTTCGTATGTCCACGATTCAGTTTTATGGGGATACACCGGTCCAATTGATGGCAGCCGGTATGCGTTATCGCTTCTCGCCAGTCCAAAATATGAAACCAACAGCCGGGATTTTCGCACGGTTTCGGCAGACTATCGCAAATATTTTATGCTCAATCGCGAATATAGCATGGCATTCCGGATGAGCGGTGCAGCCAGTTTTGGCGATAACCCGCAACGATTTTTCCTCGGCGGAATCGATAACTGGATCAATTACAAAACCAAAAACGGCGGATTCCGCACCAATTCCATTGGCGATATTTTCTTTAGTGAATTTGTAACGCCGCTGCGTGGCGCCAGATATTACGAAGCGGAAGGCAGCCGCTATTTGTTGGCAAATATGGAATTCCGGTTCCCGCTGATCCAGTTTTTGGGATTGGGATTCCCCCCGATTCGCCTGTTTAATATTCGCGGCGTGATGTTTTATGATATCGGCACCGCGTATTTTCCCGGTAAAAACTGGTACAGCAACGATAAATGGCGCGCCACCGAAGTTGGAGAGGACGGCAAACGCCGCTTTAAAGATCTCGTGAGCGGCTACGGCGTTGGCGCACGAGTGTATTTCCTCTACTTTTTGATGCGCATCGACGTCGCGTGGAATTACGATTTGGAAGGCTCCAGCAAACCAATGTGGTATATTTCACTCGGTGGCGATTTATAA
- a CDS encoding PAS domain S-box protein translates to MHIALMQKMVEFLEGQISAPKRATSVLSHVSRFKELPPSFQEKELPALYLKLEQYLCDEDPMQKFTRLALRKTVQYRYEPLMELENFNPIFEEKAAQEFLLCQMLLKQFIAKSQVHFKNSDTTYFHNISEWVHTIPQSGAKEIPFEAADSQPATFDEWTPVLTRFSQRFYQFLVEKLGKDIADELYENSYRELGESYRLLETFHVIVQLLPESLLDESKIGFLNSDQVKNVFLNKINQLQKINEALNQKNTELQSAQDDLEAAQESTLESVELLNLVLNTVDEGVIATDENGKIIMINEQALDMFGYTEDDLIKKDFTVLLPEKYRDQHRLAADSVEKTGLSKAFGERLTVEGLRKDRSVFALELEFNRTDIGKKSFFTVALEDLSQELKHETEYKKALSNLRAIRDSYRHLMDVVPEIVFTLSVDGDFVSINPSFEQVSGWDREEWLGKPFTQLVHPEDSKITLKAFQNVLQNQETRLDTLRLRNSDDVYISGKFRITPQLLDGKVSGAICLLQITEAQAAVEVAENNPQLAAELDDQKEITRSLELAIQEKDEKLEQLDADLHLAENRFRKMMSLSNVGMGIHTNGRLAIINEAGAAMLGAESPADLTDKHMLDFIAPEDRERFQDIIFNMLKSGDDAPKTQLKMQTVDERNIDVVYQATPVVYNGSQAIQFTVEAEAAFEIDTPESAVSSTGKWDTYLQFSPDAVMINALDGQVLKMNSRAESLLGESADALSGSSFMNQISDEERDAASQNIYLMMHGRMESITATLVNSEGIEQSVQLLAKRIQFGEDGAMLLHLRPAVAATETAGDSKKESETLKTQISELEQKLAETSAKISEYESQIASQAELANEETQSQIKILEQNLEETHQNYQDVQAKLTAALADVQTKESQLMETQNHASEMETRVQELLQNSEEMELRLQSLNNEYKETQAKLEEARATLSANQQTDRQIKTNAAMMQAKLQNTQMKLNALLSEYSELSEKHSVIKNEYTEYNEKAETAQRLHEKLLQRIEAAREERDKLEQMLAETRVAYETATGKLSSLEASVSGKTEEASRISEELYSTRQSLETTKSELASLSERKTETQTIVDALAEKLRETESALSNLELHLQDKKEERDTLEQQVATLSGQTKHLNDQLEELTAQTEEKSARLQTLQNRVEETEANLQDLVAREVEAANKLTATRRDVESTENQIQKAIADLAGLNEKVAAATADRDSLVDELNTARADLDATRAEQEQIEYAFNAKHGSMQELESRLTEMNELLGKEKARVQKLRELFPIGPGKQIREDNDYWQKVWAFADDPNNESLF, encoded by the coding sequence ATGCATATCGCACTAATGCAAAAGATGGTCGAGTTTTTGGAAGGGCAGATTTCTGCACCAAAACGCGCCACTTCCGTTTTATCGCATGTATCACGATTCAAGGAATTGCCGCCATCGTTTCAGGAAAAGGAACTTCCGGCACTCTATCTCAAACTCGAACAATATTTGTGTGACGAAGATCCGATGCAAAAATTCACGCGTCTGGCACTTCGGAAAACCGTCCAGTATCGCTACGAACCGTTGATGGAATTGGAAAATTTCAACCCCATATTCGAAGAAAAAGCGGCACAGGAATTTCTGCTTTGCCAAATGTTGTTGAAACAATTTATTGCCAAATCACAGGTTCATTTCAAAAATTCGGACACAACTTATTTTCACAATATTTCTGAATGGGTGCACACAATTCCTCAATCGGGTGCAAAAGAAATTCCTTTTGAAGCTGCAGATTCGCAGCCGGCTACTTTTGATGAATGGACCCCGGTTTTAACGCGATTTTCCCAACGATTCTATCAATTTTTGGTGGAAAAATTGGGTAAAGATATCGCGGATGAATTGTATGAAAACAGCTATCGCGAATTAGGGGAATCGTATCGGCTGCTCGAAACTTTCCACGTGATTGTTCAATTGCTGCCGGAAAGTTTGTTGGATGAAAGCAAAATCGGTTTCCTGAATTCGGATCAGGTTAAAAATGTTTTCCTCAATAAAATCAACCAGTTACAGAAAATTAATGAAGCGCTGAATCAGAAAAATACCGAACTGCAATCTGCACAGGATGATCTGGAAGCAGCGCAAGAATCAACGCTGGAATCTGTTGAATTGTTAAATCTGGTGCTGAATACCGTTGATGAAGGCGTTATCGCGACGGATGAAAATGGCAAAATTATCATGATCAACGAGCAAGCGCTTGACATGTTCGGATATACCGAAGATGATCTGATCAAAAAGGATTTTACCGTTTTGTTGCCGGAAAAATACCGCGATCAACATCGCTTGGCTGCGGATTCGGTTGAAAAAACGGGTCTTTCCAAAGCTTTTGGCGAACGACTGACCGTCGAAGGATTGCGAAAAGATCGTTCGGTTTTTGCGCTGGAACTGGAGTTTAATCGGACAGATATCGGCAAAAAGTCATTTTTTACGGTTGCGCTGGAAGATTTATCGCAGGAATTGAAACACGAAACGGAATACAAAAAAGCGTTGAGCAATCTTCGGGCGATTCGGGATTCCTATCGTCATTTGATGGATGTTGTTCCGGAAATCGTTTTCACTTTGTCTGTGGATGGCGATTTTGTGTCGATTAATCCTTCTTTTGAGCAAGTCAGCGGTTGGGATCGTGAAGAATGGTTGGGCAAGCCGTTCACGCAATTGGTTCATCCGGAAGATTCCAAAATAACGCTGAAGGCGTTTCAAAATGTGTTGCAAAATCAGGAAACCAGACTGGATACCTTGCGGTTACGCAACAGTGATGATGTGTATATCAGCGGAAAATTCCGCATTACGCCGCAATTGCTCGACGGAAAAGTGAGTGGTGCCATCTGTTTGCTCCAGATTACCGAAGCGCAGGCGGCTGTTGAAGTGGCGGAAAACAATCCGCAACTGGCAGCGGAACTGGATGACCAAAAAGAAATCACCCGTTCTCTCGAACTCGCGATTCAGGAAAAAGACGAAAAGCTGGAACAACTTGATGCGGATTTGCATCTCGCAGAAAACCGGTTCCGTAAAATGATGTCGCTGAGCAATGTCGGTATGGGCATTCACACCAACGGGCGTTTGGCGATTATCAACGAAGCCGGAGCGGCGATGCTGGGTGCGGAATCACCGGCGGATTTGACGGACAAACACATGCTGGATTTTATTGCGCCAGAAGACCGGGAGCGTTTTCAGGATATCATTTTTAATATGCTCAAATCCGGTGACGATGCGCCAAAAACCCAGCTAAAAATGCAAACTGTTGATGAACGGAATATCGATGTTGTTTATCAGGCAACGCCGGTTGTTTACAATGGATCCCAAGCTATTCAATTTACAGTTGAAGCCGAAGCGGCATTTGAAATCGACACACCCGAAAGTGCGGTTTCTTCAACGGGAAAATGGGATACTTATCTTCAGTTTTCCCCCGATGCAGTGATGATTAACGCGCTGGACGGACAGGTGTTAAAAATGAATTCCCGTGCGGAATCGTTACTCGGTGAATCGGCTGATGCGTTGTCCGGCAGTTCTTTCATGAATCAGATTTCCGATGAGGAACGCGATGCGGCATCCCAAAATATTTATTTGATGATGCATGGACGTATGGAATCGATTACCGCAACGCTGGTAAATTCAGAAGGTATCGAACAATCGGTGCAACTGTTGGCAAAACGCATCCAATTTGGCGAAGATGGCGCAATGCTGTTGCATTTGCGTCCGGCTGTTGCGGCTACAGAAACCGCTGGAGATTCAAAGAAAGAAAGCGAAACATTAAAAACGCAGATCAGCGAGTTGGAACAAAAGCTTGCCGAAACCTCAGCTAAAATCAGTGAATACGAATCACAAATCGCCTCACAAGCTGAACTCGCAAATGAAGAAACACAATCGCAAATAAAAATTTTAGAGCAGAATTTGGAAGAAACTCATCAAAATTATCAGGATGTGCAGGCGAAGCTGACAGCGGCGCTTGCCGATGTTCAGACAAAGGAGAGTCAGCTTATGGAAACACAAAATCACGCTTCCGAAATGGAAACCCGTGTGCAGGAACTGTTGCAAAACAGTGAAGAAATGGAATTGCGTCTGCAATCGTTAAACAACGAATACAAAGAAACACAGGCGAAACTGGAAGAAGCGAGAGCCACGTTGTCTGCCAATCAGCAAACGGACCGGCAGATAAAAACCAACGCGGCGATGATGCAGGCAAAATTGCAAAATACGCAAATGAAACTGAATGCCTTGTTAAGTGAATATTCCGAGCTCAGTGAAAAACATTCGGTTATCAAAAATGAATACACCGAATATAATGAAAAAGCTGAAACGGCTCAACGGCTGCATGAAAAGCTATTGCAACGGATAGAAGCAGCTCGCGAGGAACGCGATAAATTGGAACAGATGCTGGCAGAAACTCGGGTAGCATATGAAACGGCAACCGGTAAACTGTCATCTTTGGAAGCGAGTGTTTCCGGTAAAACCGAGGAAGCCAGCCGCATTAGCGAAGAATTGTATTCAACCCGTCAATCGCTGGAAACTACAAAATCAGAACTGGCATCGTTGAGCGAACGGAAAACCGAAACGCAAACGATAGTTGATGCACTTGCCGAAAAACTGCGCGAAACAGAATCAGCACTGAGCAATCTGGAATTGCATTTGCAGGATAAAAAAGAAGAACGCGATACGCTCGAACAGCAGGTCGCAACGCTTTCCGGTCAAACAAAACATCTGAACGATCAATTGGAAGAGCTGACCGCACAAACCGAAGAAAAATCAGCCAGATTACAAACCTTGCAAAATAGGGTTGAAGAAACTGAAGCGAATCTGCAGGATCTGGTTGCCCGCGAAGTTGAAGCGGCAAACAAATTGACCGCAACCCGCCGTGATGTTGAATCAACGGAAAACCAGATTCAAAAAGCCATCGCCGATTTGGCAGGTTTAAACGAAAAAGTTGCGGCAGCGACAGCCGACCGCGATTCTCTGGTGGATGAGTTGAACACTGCCCGTGCAGATCTCGACGCGACGCGTGCGGAGCAAGAGCAGATCGAATATGCATTCAACGCCAAACACGGTTCGATGCAAGAGCTGGAATCGCGATTGACTGAAATGAACGAATTGCTTGGCAAAGAAAAAGCGCGGGTTCAGAAATTGCGCGAGTTATTCCCGATTGGTCCGGGCAAACAAATTCGCGAAGATAACGATTATTGGCAAAAAGTTTGGGCTTTCGCTGATGACCCGAATAATGAATCGTTATTCTAA